CATGAAGCTGTTGGAGAACTCCAGCTTCGAGGCCATCAACTCACAGCTGACTGTGGAGACTGGAGACGCCCACATAATCGGCAGGTGAGGGCGGGGCTCCAGGGGCTGCTGTCTCAGAGGTCACTCTGCCCTGGCCCTGAGTCAGACCTGGGGCTGGCACCCTCCACGGTTGCACCTGCATCCCGCAGGATCGAGAGCTATTCCTGCAAGATGGCGGGAGATGACAAGCACATGTTCAAGCAGTTCTGCCAGGAGGGCCAGCCGCACGTGCTAGAGGCACTGTCCCCACCACAGACCTCCGGCCTCAGCCCCAGCAGgtgagccagggcagggcctgcccaCTGGGGGCTATTGGGTGCAGGGCAGTCCTGGGCTGATGCTTCTCTGTGCAGACTGAGCAAGAGCCAAGGTGGCGAGGACGAGGGCCCGCTCAGCGACAAGTGCAGCCGCAAGACCCTCTTCTACCTGATCGCCACGCTCAACGAGTCTTTCCGCCCTGACTACGACTTCAGCACGGCCCGAAGCCACGAGTTCAGCCGGGAGCCCAGCCTCAGCTGGGTGAGGGACCCACGGCCCACAGCTGTGcccccccccatcctcccccatTGTCAGAGGCCCCATTGTCAGTGGCCTCCAGCCAGTCCATGCGTGCTGTCCTGGCACCTCGTCAGCCCAAGCTGTCACCGTCCTAGGTGGTGAACTCGGTCAACTGCAGCCTCTTCTCGGCCGTGCGGGAGGACTTCAAGGCCCTGAAGCCCCAGCTGTGGGACGCCGTGGATGAGGAGATCTGCCTGGCTGAGTGTGACATCTACAGGTGGGCTGGCACCCCTGCGGGTGGGTCCTGGGTGCGCGTGGCACGTGGGGTCTCACACTAGTCTCACCCCACACCACCCAGCTACAACCCAGACTTGGACTCAGACCCCTTTGGGGAAGATGGCAGCCTCTGGTCGTTTAACTACTTTTTCTACAACAAGCGGCTTAAACGGATTGTCTTCTTCAGCTGTCGCTCTATCAGGTTGGCGGCTGCCCCTCACTGTAGCGCCCTGTTTGGCCCACCCTACTTCCGACTTGGCTCTCCTTGGACATCCTCCCTGGGGTCAGCAGCAGGCCGGGGTGGGCAGTCCTAAGACCAATTCCCCAACTCCCCCAGTGGATCCACGTACACACCCTCGGAGGTGGGCAATGAGTTGGAcatggagctgggggaggaggaggaggaggaggaggaagaactcAGAGGTGGAGGCAGTGAGGGCGGACCTGAGGAGACCAGCCCCATGGAGGACAGGTGTGTGATGGTGGCGGTGGCCTGGCTTCCTggagcctggggtgggcaggacagGGTGGGGCTTCTCTGCCCAGGGGCGTCTCCTGGGTGTTAGCTCCTCAAGGCTGGCTGTGTCTCCCCCTCTGCCTAGGGTCCCGGTGATCTGTatgtgaggaggaggagcagaggcctCAGCTTCATCTAGCTTCAACCAGTGCCTGGGCCTGCCCACCTgaggggccccagggcctccccagctGCTGGCCAGACCCTGGCGCTGCCACAGCTCCAGTGCTGCCCATTTAGCCCTTTGGCTCCAGCCTTTGGATGGCCACTTACCCCACAGGCTCTGCTGCCCACACTGTGGCTGGACTGGACAGACAGCACAAGGCCTGGTGGGCACAGCCACTGCCCTGCCCAAACGAACTGACACAGGCGGGGACAGCTGGaccacagagtttatttttgtattttgtatggGGTCAGGCCTGAGCCTGCACACTCCAGCCCAAAGGGCCCGAGACCCAGCAAGCAGGCCCCAGTGGTCATCTGCCCTGGGCTTGAGCTGGCTCTTGGAGCCCACCTATACTCCCCACCTCGCCCAGTGGGCAGCGTGCACTGAGTGTCACTTTGCTGCAGCTTGTTTGTTTCCAATAAAAGTTTATGTGACTTACTGTGGACCTGGGCTctctttggggtggggtggggcggggcctgtgtAGGGGGTGGGGCCTGTACCACCTGGTATCCTAGCAACAGACACAAGAGACTGTTAAGCCGCTTGGACCTGGGAAATGGAGATGGATGTGTTGGATACAAGCAGTCCCTTTTCAGTAGAAGGCGACAGCCTGACTGTGGACTCAGACCTGTATGAAGCTGACAGCTATGACATCCCAGACCCTGGGCTGCTCAGAGAAAATGGTGAGGTGGTCTGGCCTCGCCCTCGTGACGACCAGCCTAAAAGCAGCCCTCCCTCAGGCGTGGGCGCTTTCCACCAGGAATGCAGTGCCCCATGGACAGTCCCCTAGCCCACAGGACCCCCCAGAAggccctgctgcccacagccTCCGGGTGGGGGgagcccaaggccacacagtgacAGTGCTTCCACCACCGGCCCACAGAGCCATCCTCAGACCCAGACTCGAAGCTTTTTACCAGGAGCTCCCGGTGGCACAGTATGAGCCCCAGCGCCCGTGCCCGCAAGCTGTGGGTGCTGCTGCGTACAAGCCTCCACAGCTTTGTGGAAAAGGTGGGACTGGCCCCTGGCATCTGCCTAGAAGCCTCTTTCCTGGTCCAGCTTTTCCCCTAGGGGTCCCTATCATGATCCCAGCCCATCCTCTTGGCTACCCCAGGTGGGTGCAAGGCCTCTCCTGGGTTCCCCCAAGTTGACCGCAGgtctgcctgcccctgcccgcaGGAAAAGAAATCCGAGTTGCGTGTGGCTTGCCTGACACACGGACTGGAGCCAGTGCGCCGCCTGGAGGTGGCAGCAGGGCTATGCTCCGTGGCGCAGGACCCAGTGGGTAGACGTTTCGTAGTGCTGGACAGCGTAGGTTGCCTGCACCTGCACAGAAAGGACGGCTGGGCACAGGAGAAGCTGCTGGCCCCCATTGCCCTCAGGGGACTGGTGGCAGTGCCAGGCCCGCTGGACTCTGTGAGCCGCTTTGTGGGCTGGGGTCCCGCAGGGCTGGCCATACTGAGGCCGGACCTCAGCCTGCTGTGGCTGAGTGAGCCGAGGATGGGTCGGGCACCCCACCAAGAGCCCATCTGCTGCCTGCCGGTGCCTAACTTGGGGCTGCTGCTAGTAGCGGAAGCAAGCGGTGGCCTGGCACTCTGGAAGTTCCGTTTAGGGGGTCGCTGTCTGGTGCCTAGTGGGTCACCTCTACATCCCCCGCCAAGCTCCACCCATGCGCTCGCTGGTCTGGCTCTGGGGCCCCCGCTTCCCCACCACCCTCCGCACTGCTTCGCAGCCTACGGCTCAGCCGTAGTCACCCTTGACCTGCACACCTGGGCTGTCGTAGATGTGCACCAGAAGCTGCACAAAACGTAAGGGGGACCCGGGGATGAGTCCTCGTGGGAAAGCCGGTCATGGCAGGGGTGCGGGCACACTTACCTGAAGTGGTGCTGAGTCGGCGTGGCCTTCGTCCCCAGCACCATCTCCGACCTGGCATACTGTGAAGAGGTGGAGGCCATGGTGACGGCTTCCCGAGACAGCACGGTGAAGGTGTGGGAGGCCGACTGGCAGATCCGGATGGTGTTTGTGGGCCACACAGGTGCACCATGCCGCTGTGGCCGCTGAGGCCCCTCCTCTCTCCGCCTTGCCTTAAAGAGTTCTGGGCTGCCCACGGTCCCTGCCAGCTCCGGCCATGCTTCTCTGTGCTGGTCGTAACCTGAGCCAACAGCTTCCCTTTCCTTTGTCCCTCGTGTGCCCCAGTGACCTGCACCCCCCCCACAGGCCCCGTGACAGCTCTGGCCGTGCTCCCGAACACACCCCTGGTGCTGTCGGCCTCACAGGACGGGACGCTTCGCACATGGGACCTGCAGGCGGTGGCACAGGTGGGCGAAGTGATGCTCAACTACTGGGGCCAGGACGTGCGGTCAGGCGGCGTGAACCGCCTACTGGCACCCGCCAGCCCCGGCTGGCCGGTGCTCTCCTTGCGTGCAAGCAGCGTGGAGCTCTGGTGCCTGCGCGAGCTGTACTCGCCATTGGCCCAGCTGTCAGCACCAGTGCTCCACCTGCAGGTGGCGCCCGCGCTGCCCTTGCCCCTGTGCCCGGCTCTGCCTACACGCCTCGTGTGCGCATGCGCAGATGGCTCCGTCTACCTCGTGTCGGTGGTTACGGGGCTTACCGTGAGCGCGCTGCTGCTCGAGCCCGAGGACTGCGCAGCCGCCGTGGCCTACTGCTTGCCGCGCGAAACACTGTGGCTGATAACCCACGCCGGACACCTCGTGTGTGCCAACGCGGCGTGCCACCCCATGTGCGTGCTGTACCGCGAGTGCCCGCCACCATCCCCAgcgcccaggccctgctgcctgcACCTCTACAGCCACCTCATAGACCCCAGCAGTGCGTTTGCCAGCTGGAAGACCGTGTGCCGCCACAGGGGCAAGCTGTGCCACAGCGACATCCAGGCCAGGAAGGATAAGAACCGGTAGGTGTGAGAGCCACTGAGGGCCAGGTGGGCCTACAAAGTCCACGCCAACAGGCTGTTGTCGCCCGTAGGTACCTGCTGGTGCTGGGACACACGGATGGCACCCTGTCAGTGCTGGAGTGGCACACATGGAAGACTGTCTTCCATACACAGGCGCACAGCCCCGGCCCGGTCATCGCCATT
This DNA window, taken from Phyllostomus discolor isolate MPI-MPIP mPhyDis1 chromosome 7, mPhyDis1.pri.v3, whole genome shotgun sequence, encodes the following:
- the MAF1 gene encoding repressor of RNA polymerase III transcription MAF1 homolog isoform X1 — translated: MKLLENSSFEAINSQLTVETGDAHIIGRIESYSCKMAGDDKHMFKQFCQEGQPHVLEALSPPQTSGLSPSRLSKSQGGEDEGPLSDKCSRKTLFYLIATLNESFRPDYDFSTARSHEFSREPSLSWVVNSVNCSLFSAVREDFKALKPQLWDAVDEEICLAECDIYSYNPDLDSDPFGEDGSLWSFNYFFYNKRLKRIVFFSCRSISGSTYTPSEVGNELDMELGEEEEEEEEELRGGGSEGGPEETSPMEDRVPVICM
- the MAF1 gene encoding repressor of RNA polymerase III transcription MAF1 homolog isoform X2 — encoded protein: MKLLENSSFEAINSQLTVETGDAHIIGRIESYSCKMAGDDKHMFKQFCQEGQPHVLEALSPPQTSGLSPSRLSKSQGGEDEGPLSDKCSRKTLFYLIATLNESFRPDYDFSTARSHEFSREPSLSWVVNSVNCSLFSAVREDFKALKPQLWDAVDEEICLAECDIYSYNPDLDSDPFGEDGSLWSFNYFFYNKRLKRIVFFSCRSIRVPVICM